A genomic stretch from Microplitis mediator isolate UGA2020A chromosome 10, iyMicMedi2.1, whole genome shotgun sequence includes:
- the LOC130676432 gene encoding CCR4-NOT transcription complex subunit 6-like, protein MLETVSSVSEQADNKTFASSDIKLLLCGDFNSKTDSGVYEFLTQGQLAIDHPDFRNLDYKKAVNTIFGNPESAEVAHHSLNLSSACPEEYMPYTYYTYGFRAMIDFVFYGTSNMRPIGFYGPIHDQWFHDNIIVGCPNRYIPSDHFPLVVHFKMVT, encoded by the exons ATGTTGGAAACAGTGAGTTCCGTATCCGAACAGGCGGATAATAAGACATTCGCTTCTTCTGACATCAAGCTATTGCTCTGTGGAGATTTCAACTCTAAAACAGATTCTG GTGTGTATGAGTTTTTAACACAAGGTCAGCTCGCTATAGATCATCCggattttcgaaatttggaTTACAAAAAAGCCGTTAATACAATTTTTGGAAATCCGGAATCTGCCGAAGTAGCCCACCATTCGCTGAATCTTTCATCGGCCTGTCCTGAAGAATATATGCCGTATACATATTATAC gtaTGGCTTCAGGGCGATGAtcgattttgttttttatggaACATCTAATATGAGACCAATAGGATTCTATGGTCCTATACATGATCAGTGGTTCCATGATAACATAATAGTGGGCTGTCCTAATCGGTACATCCCATCgg ATCACTTTCCACTGGTGGTGCATTTCAAGATGGTAACTTGA